The following coding sequences lie in one Polluticoccus soli genomic window:
- the iscU gene encoding Fe-S cluster assembly scaffold IscU yields the protein MAYSEKVIDHYQNPKNVGTLDKSKTNVGTGLVGAPECGDVMRLQIEVDEATGVISDAKFKTFGCGSAIASSSLATEWLKGKTVDQALAIDNMDIVEELNLPPVKIHCSVLAEDAIKAAINDYRVKNGLPELELEEKKH from the coding sequence ATGGCATATTCAGAAAAAGTTATCGATCACTACCAGAATCCTAAGAACGTAGGTACTCTGGATAAATCAAAAACGAACGTAGGTACCGGCTTGGTTGGCGCTCCTGAATGCGGCGACGTTATGCGCCTGCAGATCGAAGTAGATGAAGCTACTGGCGTTATCAGCGACGCGAAATTCAAAACTTTCGGTTGTGGTTCGGCTATAGCCTCGTCATCTCTGGCTACAGAATGGCTGAAAGGTAAAACTGTTGACCAGGCACTGGCAATCGACAACATGGACATTGTTGAAGAATTGAATCTCCCACCGGTGAAGATCCACTGCTCTGTTTTGGCGGAAGATGCGATTAAGGCTGCGATCAATGACTACCGCGTGAAAAATGGTCTTCCTGAATTGGAGCTTGAAGAGAAGAAGCATTAA
- a CDS encoding B12-binding domain-containing radical SAM protein, with product MQPYAPLGTMYAAAWLRHHGYEVRLHDVMFAEGPDSLKPVLADFRPDILVIYDDGFNYLTKMCLTNMREAAFRMSEMAKGSGCKVIVSSSDSTDHFDKYLDHNADYVIIGEAEQTLLDLVNSIQSRAGDPISITGIVTRIDGKTIRTASRAVMTDLDTLPLPAWDLVDIEQYRAGWLRSTGYFSMNIGTTRGCPFKCNWCAKPIYGNRYNARSPENVVQELKLLKENYGVDHIWFCDDIFGLKPGWVKKFSELVHSENLRFRFKIQSRADLLLKDEQIEPLANAGCEVVWMGAESGSQKILDAMDKGTTIEQISQATAGLKKHGIKPAFFLQFGYLGETADDIRKTLTMIKTLVPAEIGVSVSYPLPGTKFYEKVREQLGDKTNWTDSDELALMFENTYPREFYKRLHRYVHSFYRKIRAVDQLKKGFSHRSFSRQHLLTLMKLPFYTVSAAQHKLKFRLKFKL from the coding sequence ATGCAACCATATGCCCCATTAGGGACTATGTATGCGGCTGCATGGCTAAGGCACCATGGTTATGAAGTACGATTGCATGATGTGATGTTCGCGGAAGGACCGGATAGTTTGAAACCGGTTTTAGCGGACTTCAGACCTGATATTTTGGTTATCTACGATGATGGCTTTAACTACCTCACCAAAATGTGCCTTACAAATATGCGTGAGGCTGCATTTCGTATGAGTGAAATGGCAAAAGGAAGTGGATGCAAAGTGATTGTTTCTTCATCCGATTCGACAGATCATTTTGATAAATATCTCGATCATAATGCAGACTATGTCATTATTGGAGAAGCCGAACAGACATTACTTGATCTTGTAAATTCAATTCAGTCTAGGGCTGGTGATCCAATTAGTATTACAGGTATTGTAACGAGAATTGATGGTAAAACGATCCGGACTGCTTCCAGAGCGGTAATGACCGATTTGGATACCTTGCCTTTGCCTGCATGGGATTTAGTGGATATTGAACAATACAGGGCGGGATGGCTGAGAAGTACTGGGTATTTCTCTATGAATATTGGGACCACGCGCGGTTGTCCATTTAAGTGCAACTGGTGTGCTAAGCCGATATATGGCAATAGGTACAATGCACGCAGCCCCGAGAATGTAGTTCAGGAATTGAAGCTGCTGAAAGAGAATTATGGTGTTGATCATATTTGGTTTTGCGATGACATCTTTGGATTGAAGCCTGGGTGGGTGAAGAAATTTTCAGAATTGGTTCACAGCGAGAATTTGCGCTTCAGGTTCAAGATACAATCGCGTGCAGATCTGCTATTGAAGGATGAGCAGATTGAACCGTTGGCTAATGCAGGTTGCGAGGTTGTATGGATGGGAGCTGAAAGCGGCTCGCAGAAGATACTTGACGCAATGGACAAGGGCACGACCATAGAGCAGATCAGCCAGGCAACAGCCGGCCTAAAAAAGCACGGGATAAAACCTGCCTTCTTTTTGCAATTCGGATACCTCGGAGAGACAGCTGATGACATCCGCAAAACATTGACCATGATAAAAACACTAGTGCCCGCCGAAATAGGTGTGTCGGTGTCCTATCCCTTGCCCGGAACAAAATTTTATGAAAAGGTGCGTGAGCAATTGGGAGATAAAACTAACTGGACCGACAGTGACGAACTGGCGCTGATGTTTGAGAATACTTATCCGCGCGAGTTCTACAAGCGCTTGCACCGATATGTCCACAGCTTTTATCGTAAGATCAGAGCGGTTGATCAATTAAAAAAAGGTTTTTCGCACCGCAGCTTTTCACGCCAGCATTTGCTGACACTGATGAAGTTGCCTTTTTATACGGTTAGTGCAGCGCAGCATAAATTGAAATTTAGGCTTAAGTTCAAGTTATAA
- a CDS encoding glycosyltransferase family 2 protein: MHHPKISIILVTYNRAQYIEETIGSIIAQTYRNWELLIIDNGSDDETASIIQDIADSRITYEQTSRLKMGPAKNIALRKASGDLIAFMDDDDLWMETKLEKQVEALLAYPDAGFCYTNGYNFRNGGEIVEYPMTRKEGMDFGYIFESYCKGERGIYTIAVIFWKECLKKTGYFTDSYFFTDNTFISCLTYYFKGVTLYEPLFKRRLHAHNTNSIVANENRREHLDYLKSYKAKGWLSADIAEDASFLVYINSGNELTNEHNHKEAIVNYLNAWSVKPLSIIPAKKLLRLFLAYIRR; this comes from the coding sequence ATGCACCATCCTAAGATTAGTATTATACTGGTTACTTACAACAGGGCCCAATATATCGAAGAAACGATTGGTAGCATTATTGCGCAGACATATAGAAATTGGGAGCTACTTATTATTGATAATGGTTCCGATGATGAAACTGCGAGTATAATCCAAGATATAGCTGATAGCCGGATCACCTATGAACAAACTAGCCGGTTAAAAATGGGGCCGGCTAAAAACATTGCCCTAAGAAAAGCTTCGGGAGATCTTATAGCGTTTATGGACGACGACGATCTATGGATGGAAACAAAGCTAGAAAAGCAGGTAGAGGCCTTGCTAGCATATCCAGATGCAGGTTTTTGTTATACAAACGGCTATAATTTTCGAAATGGAGGAGAGATAGTCGAATATCCGATGACAAGGAAGGAAGGGATGGACTTTGGATACATTTTTGAGTCCTATTGCAAAGGTGAAAGGGGTATTTATACTATTGCAGTCATTTTTTGGAAAGAATGCCTGAAAAAAACCGGGTATTTTACTGATAGTTATTTTTTTACCGATAACACCTTCATTAGTTGTCTGACATACTATTTTAAAGGCGTTACTTTATATGAACCACTTTTTAAAAGGAGGTTGCATGCACACAATACCAACTCTATTGTTGCCAATGAAAACAGGAGGGAGCACTTGGATTATTTAAAGAGCTATAAAGCTAAAGGATGGTTATCGGCAGACATTGCCGAAGACGCTTCGTTTCTTGTATACATTAATTCCGGCAACGAGTTGACAAATGAGCATAACCATAAAGAAGCAATAGTAAATTATCTAAATGCGTGGAGCGTCAAGCCTCTTAGTATAATACCCGCCAAAAAGCTACTGCGACTTTTTCTTGCATATATTAGGCGCTGA
- a CDS encoding class I SAM-dependent methyltransferase, whose protein sequence is MKEIEMAFFDDIAISYDQTFSYSNIGSQLRSLGWKMFEKEIAGNGLHILEINCGTGVDALYFASQGHMVTATDASPKMIRVASGKCYLSNPKFVVSSFDDLQLNFRDELFDVIFSNFGGLNCASSDDLEKIFADASSLLKPGGQFIAVVMGSACAWEMAYYLLKRDKRAFRRARKSGAKTVLGSQTFTTYYHSPNQLKRLSEKFFQSTRLAPLGLILPPTYVEHYFAKRPRTLRLLSKLERKITSFSILSNFADHYMIVLKKI, encoded by the coding sequence GTGAAAGAAATAGAGATGGCTTTTTTTGACGACATAGCAATATCATATGATCAGACATTTTCCTATTCCAATATAGGATCTCAGCTACGAAGTCTGGGCTGGAAAATGTTTGAGAAGGAGATAGCCGGAAACGGCCTGCATATATTGGAGATCAATTGCGGGACGGGTGTGGATGCTTTGTATTTTGCTTCGCAGGGTCACATGGTTACAGCTACAGATGCATCACCGAAAATGATCCGGGTGGCAAGCGGTAAATGTTATCTTTCCAATCCAAAATTTGTGGTATCGAGTTTTGATGATTTGCAGTTGAACTTTCGCGACGAATTGTTCGATGTTATTTTTTCGAATTTTGGTGGATTGAATTGCGCAAGTTCGGATGATCTGGAGAAGATATTTGCCGATGCTAGTTCGTTATTAAAACCTGGGGGTCAATTTATAGCTGTTGTGATGGGGTCAGCCTGCGCTTGGGAAATGGCTTACTATCTTTTAAAGAGAGACAAGCGCGCATTCAGGCGAGCACGCAAGAGTGGGGCAAAAACGGTTTTAGGCAGCCAGACATTTACCACGTATTATCATTCACCAAATCAGCTGAAACGGTTATCAGAGAAATTCTTTCAAAGTACAAGGCTGGCTCCGCTGGGTCTCATCTTGCCGCCGACATATGTTGAACATTATTTCGCAAAACGTCCGAGAACTTTAAGATTATTGTCAAAACTGGAAAGAAAAATAACGTCGTTTAGCATTCTTTCCAATTTTGCTGATCACTACATGATTGTTTTGAAGAAGATATGA
- a CDS encoding IscS subfamily cysteine desulfurase, with translation MKLPIYLDNNATTPCDPRVVETMLPYFTERFGNAASRSHSFGWVAEEAVDYAREQVAKLINADPKEIIFTSGATEADNLAIKGVFEMYASKGNHIITCTTEHKAVLDTCKHLEKMGAEVTYLPVQPDGLIDLAELEKAITSKTILIAIMYGNNEVGVIQPIKEISAIARKHGVLFFTDGTQAVGKVPVDVMADGIDLMAFSAHKMYGPKGVGALYVRRKNPRVKVTAQMDGGGHERGMRSGTMNVPGIVGFGKACELCMNEMEAEAKRLSVMRDRLEKGLMELEEAYVNGNTQHRLPHVANISFKYVEGEGLMMGFNKDIALSSGSACTSASLEPSYVLKALGLGDDLAHSSLRFGLGRFTTDDQIDYTINAIKNTVLKLREMSPLWEMYKEGIDLNTIEWAHH, from the coding sequence TTGAAATTGCCGATATATCTGGATAATAATGCTACGACTCCGTGCGATCCGCGTGTGGTGGAAACTATGCTTCCTTATTTTACCGAAAGATTCGGTAATGCTGCCAGCCGCAGCCACTCTTTTGGCTGGGTTGCTGAAGAAGCAGTGGACTATGCGCGTGAGCAAGTAGCGAAACTGATAAATGCTGACCCAAAGGAGATCATTTTCACTTCAGGAGCTACAGAAGCTGATAACCTTGCGATAAAAGGCGTGTTTGAAATGTATGCGTCTAAAGGTAATCATATTATTACCTGTACTACCGAGCACAAGGCGGTGTTGGATACGTGTAAGCACCTGGAAAAAATGGGCGCTGAAGTAACCTATCTGCCTGTGCAGCCAGATGGTCTAATTGACTTAGCTGAACTCGAAAAAGCAATAACCAGCAAAACAATTCTTATTGCCATTATGTATGGTAATAACGAAGTTGGTGTAATACAGCCTATAAAAGAGATCAGTGCCATTGCACGCAAGCATGGTGTACTGTTCTTTACCGATGGTACGCAGGCAGTAGGCAAAGTACCTGTTGACGTAATGGCTGATGGTATCGATTTGATGGCTTTCAGTGCACATAAAATGTACGGGCCTAAAGGTGTTGGTGCATTGTATGTACGCCGCAAAAACCCGCGTGTAAAGGTGACGGCCCAAATGGATGGCGGTGGCCACGAGCGCGGCATGCGCAGCGGTACTATGAATGTGCCGGGCATTGTGGGTTTTGGTAAAGCTTGCGAACTGTGCATGAACGAAATGGAGGCTGAAGCTAAACGCCTAAGTGTTATGAGAGACAGGCTGGAGAAAGGGTTGATGGAATTGGAAGAAGCTTATGTAAACGGCAACACGCAGCACCGTCTGCCGCACGTTGCAAACATATCATTCAAATACGTAGAAGGTGAAGGGTTAATGATGGGTTTCAATAAAGATATCGCTTTATCAAGCGGTTCTGCTTGCACATCAGCATCGCTCGAACCATCGTATGTATTGAAAGCTTTGGGTCTTGGTGACGATCTGGCCCATAGTTCACTTCGTTTCGGTTTGGGTAGGTTCACTACAGATGACCAGATCGATTATACGATCAATGCAATTAAAAATACAGTGTTGAAACTGCGTGAAATGAGCCCCCTGTGGGAAATGTATAAAGAAGGTATCGATTTGAATACCATCGAATGGGCGCATCACTAA
- a CDS encoding NifU family protein, with product MLKTGNTIVSIYTEMTPNPETMKFVANKLLYPGKSIDFPEESSATPSPLAKELFAFPFIRSVFIASNFVTLTKTPETQWEEVIPTVREFLKQYLEEGKVVINEDQIVVKKDTNTVNADDSDVVKRIKELLENYVKPAVEMDGGAISFKGYENGVVKLMMQGSCSGCPSSMITLKAGIEGMMKRMIPEVQEVVAEAE from the coding sequence ATGTTGAAGACAGGTAATACCATTGTTAGTATATATACTGAAATGACTCCCAATCCGGAGACGATGAAGTTTGTAGCCAACAAGCTTCTCTATCCTGGCAAAAGCATTGACTTTCCAGAAGAGTCATCTGCTACTCCATCGCCATTAGCTAAAGAATTATTTGCATTTCCTTTTATACGTAGTGTGTTTATCGCCAGTAATTTCGTTACTCTGACGAAAACTCCTGAAACTCAATGGGAAGAAGTTATTCCAACTGTGCGCGAGTTTTTGAAGCAATACCTGGAAGAAGGCAAAGTAGTGATCAATGAAGACCAGATCGTTGTTAAAAAAGACACCAATACAGTAAACGCCGATGACAGCGATGTAGTAAAGCGTATTAAGGAGTTGCTGGAGAACTACGTAAAGCCGGCGGTTGAAATGGATGGCGGCGCTATTAGTTTTAAAGGTTATGAAAATGGCGTGGTTAAGCTGATGATGCAGGGTTCCTGCTCGGGCTGCCCATCATCAATGATTACCCTGAAAGCTGGTATTGAAGGAATGATGAAACGCATGATCCCTGAAGTACAGGAAGTAGTGGCAGAGGCAGAATAA
- a CDS encoding nucleotidyltransferase domain-containing protein, producing the protein MQVYTTEICVKTHIIDALRYFHIFRFPLFIGELQKYLGTRITIEELKVVLHELVASRELFVYKDLYMLENDRSLADARLKSIKKAAIRMKEAYRSGAIISRFPFVKAVCISGSLSKGYADDRSDIDFFIITEKNRLWICRSLLHIFKKFTFLNNTQHSYCMNYFLDESKPCLEEQNRFTGTEIVTLIPLYDEGVFASFIEANNNWVEPLFPNFTSVKPIPNFKVFIKKLAESFLELLAPRALNQALMSLTDTWWRYKWQRKNYPMEDYDLAMKTRWFVSKNHPANYQKKVLHQLKLQFNA; encoded by the coding sequence ATGCAGGTTTATACAACGGAGATTTGCGTCAAAACTCACATTATTGATGCCTTGAGATATTTTCACATATTTAGGTTCCCGTTGTTTATTGGAGAACTGCAAAAATATCTTGGAACAAGAATAACAATCGAAGAGCTTAAAGTTGTTCTGCATGAACTCGTGGCCTCCCGGGAACTGTTTGTATATAAAGACCTATATATGCTGGAAAACGACCGCTCATTGGCTGATGCGCGGCTGAAAAGCATAAAAAAAGCTGCGATTAGAATGAAAGAGGCCTATCGCTCAGGTGCAATCATTTCCAGATTCCCCTTTGTAAAAGCGGTTTGCATCTCCGGATCATTGTCAAAAGGCTATGCGGACGATAGATCTGACATCGACTTTTTTATCATTACCGAAAAGAACAGGTTGTGGATATGCCGATCGTTGTTGCATATTTTCAAGAAGTTTACTTTTCTTAATAATACGCAGCACTCTTACTGCATGAACTACTTTCTGGATGAGTCAAAACCATGCCTCGAGGAACAGAATAGATTCACAGGTACCGAGATCGTTACTTTGATTCCTTTATATGATGAAGGGGTCTTCGCTAGTTTTATAGAAGCAAATAATAATTGGGTTGAGCCGCTATTCCCCAATTTTACCTCTGTGAAGCCGATACCGAACTTTAAGGTATTTATTAAAAAACTGGCTGAAAGCTTTTTGGAATTGCTTGCACCCCGCGCGCTAAACCAAGCACTAATGTCTTTAACAGACACTTGGTGGAGATATAAATGGCAACGAAAGAATTATCCGATGGAGGATTACGATCTTGCTATGAAAACACGCTGGTTCGTGTCAAAAAACCATCCTGCTAATTATCAGAAAAAAGTATTGCATCAGCTAAAACTTCAGTTCAACGCTTAG
- the mce gene encoding methylmalonyl-CoA epimerase, whose amino-acid sequence MLKIEHLGIAVKNLDEAISTYEQLLNTPCYKTEAVESEGVNTAFFQTGESKIELLESTRPESPISKFIEKKGEGIHHIAFEVENIQAEMKRLAALGFTILNEHPKKGADNKLICFLHPKNTNGVLIELCQELTTS is encoded by the coding sequence ATGTTAAAGATCGAGCACCTCGGAATTGCCGTAAAAAATCTTGATGAAGCAATTTCAACATATGAACAGCTACTTAATACCCCCTGCTATAAAACAGAAGCTGTTGAATCTGAGGGCGTAAATACTGCCTTTTTTCAAACTGGCGAATCAAAAATAGAGTTACTAGAATCTACTCGGCCTGAAAGCCCTATTAGCAAATTCATAGAAAAGAAGGGAGAGGGGATACATCATATCGCCTTTGAAGTCGAAAACATTCAGGCAGAGATGAAACGTTTGGCAGCTCTTGGGTTCACAATATTGAACGAACATCCTAAGAAAGGGGCTGATAACAAGCTTATCTGTTTTTTACATCCTAAGAACACGAACGGGGTACTAATTGAACTTTGCCAGGAGCTAACTACCTCTTAA
- a CDS encoding class I SAM-dependent methyltransferase, producing the protein MMIVTDPSRYKEKEDLYIQVRDTEGRIVSDELLLTLPDVPENNSYNTEWKMRANSFSRFRAYLEKRYNSRSLNILDIGCGNGWMSYNLAKGGHTLAGVDLNMAELQQAERVFSMGNNLKWFYADVMKDDIPGGPFDIILFSASCQYFSNIKDLTGRTEKLLTPNGEIHLLDSVFYKRSQIYEAKARSMDYYSRLGFPLMAQYYFHHTTDDLKSCGYKKLYPGPLSYKKPLQWWVWRKN; encoded by the coding sequence ATGATGATAGTGACAGATCCATCGCGATACAAGGAGAAAGAGGATCTTTACATACAAGTTCGTGATACGGAAGGTCGTATTGTAAGTGACGAGTTGTTGCTGACTTTGCCAGATGTGCCGGAAAATAACTCGTATAACACCGAGTGGAAAATGCGGGCCAATAGCTTTAGCCGCTTCAGAGCCTATTTGGAAAAAAGATATAACAGTCGCTCTTTGAACATCCTTGATATTGGCTGTGGTAATGGGTGGATGTCATATAATCTCGCGAAGGGTGGACACACGCTTGCGGGTGTAGACCTAAATATGGCAGAACTACAGCAAGCTGAAAGAGTATTTAGCATGGGTAATAACCTAAAGTGGTTCTATGCCGATGTAATGAAGGATGATATTCCAGGTGGGCCGTTCGACATTATTCTGTTTTCGGCTAGTTGTCAATATTTTTCCAACATTAAAGACCTGACTGGACGAACGGAGAAACTTTTGACACCAAATGGTGAGATACATCTGCTTGATTCTGTCTTCTATAAGCGTTCGCAGATATACGAAGCAAAAGCCCGCAGCATGGACTACTACAGTCGCTTAGGTTTTCCATTGATGGCTCAATATTATTTTCATCACACCACTGACGATCTAAAGAGCTGTGGATACAAAAAATTATACCCGGGGCCCCTATCGTACAAAAAGCCTTTGCAGTGGTGGGTATGGCGGAAAAACTAA
- a CDS encoding B12-binding domain-containing radical SAM protein → MKILLTHGYFLEEDPKELLIMKPYVPLGILYISAYLEKCGFENEVFDSTFRSFKSLTETIIKNRPDVIGIYTNLMTKINVLKIVKFIKSNEALKDTRIVLGGPEVRNHANDFLMYGADVIVFGEGEQTMLELVKCYAEKGLLSDVNGIAYRDASLAIVRTPERTLNKMLDQLPAPNRKKIDLNAYLTAWKSRHGYSAINLSSMRGCPYTCKWCSRAVYGQSYRRRKAALVVDEIVQLQSQYNFDSIWFVDDVFTVSHKWLEEFAKEIAERKVAVRYECISRADRLNDHAIELLKQSGCFRVWIGAESGSQRIIDAMDRRVDVEETRQMIQKVKAAGMEAGTFIMLGYPGETEDDIVATMKHLKSSLPDQFTITITYPIKGTPLYAEVEKDFLTQLPWHESTDRDIDFKREFPRSYYEHAVKWVSNEVLSQKFAKNRQFKKAIFCKITAWKYKYLMEKLKTA, encoded by the coding sequence ATGAAAATATTGCTGACACACGGATATTTTTTGGAGGAGGATCCCAAAGAATTACTCATAATGAAGCCCTATGTGCCTCTGGGAATTCTGTACATATCGGCCTACCTCGAAAAGTGTGGTTTTGAGAACGAGGTTTTTGATTCCACCTTTCGATCTTTCAAAAGCCTTACAGAGACGATTATCAAAAACAGACCAGATGTCATCGGCATTTATACAAACCTGATGACGAAGATAAATGTGCTCAAAATTGTTAAGTTTATAAAGTCGAACGAAGCTTTAAAAGATACAAGGATTGTATTGGGTGGTCCTGAGGTGAGAAATCATGCAAATGATTTTCTAATGTATGGTGCGGATGTTATTGTGTTTGGTGAAGGGGAACAAACAATGCTTGAACTTGTAAAGTGTTATGCAGAAAAAGGCCTGTTGAGCGACGTTAATGGGATTGCATATAGAGACGCCAGTTTGGCAATCGTGAGAACTCCTGAGCGTACGTTGAACAAAATGTTAGATCAATTGCCGGCTCCTAACCGAAAAAAGATCGACTTAAATGCATATCTCACTGCTTGGAAAAGCAGGCATGGATATAGCGCTATTAATTTAAGTTCTATGCGTGGATGTCCTTACACATGTAAATGGTGTAGCCGGGCGGTATATGGGCAGAGCTACCGACGTAGGAAAGCGGCCCTGGTAGTAGACGAAATAGTACAACTGCAGTCTCAGTATAATTTTGATAGTATCTGGTTTGTTGATGACGTATTTACCGTTAGTCACAAGTGGCTCGAAGAATTTGCTAAAGAGATAGCTGAAAGAAAAGTCGCTGTTCGTTATGAATGTATTTCGAGAGCCGATCGTTTGAATGACCATGCAATTGAACTGCTAAAGCAAAGCGGTTGCTTTCGCGTTTGGATAGGTGCTGAAAGCGGCTCGCAACGAATAATTGATGCTATGGATAGACGAGTTGATGTAGAAGAAACCAGGCAAATGATCCAAAAGGTAAAAGCTGCAGGTATGGAGGCCGGTACTTTTATTATGTTAGGATATCCTGGTGAAACCGAAGATGATATCGTTGCAACAATGAAGCACCTAAAGAGTTCGCTTCCGGATCAGTTTACGATCACAATTACTTACCCAATAAAGGGGACTCCATTATATGCGGAGGTTGAAAAGGATTTTTTGACACAGCTGCCCTGGCATGAGTCAACAGACCGGGATATAGATTTTAAGCGTGAATTTCCGAGGTCATACTATGAGCATGCAGTAAAATGGGTGTCGAACGAAGTTTTGTCGCAAAAATTTGCGAAGAATAGGCAGTTTAAAAAAGCCATTTTTTGCAAGATCACGGCATGGAAATACAAATACCTTATGGAGAAACTAAAAACTGCTTGA
- a CDS encoding glycosyltransferase, translated as MSFSHLLIVTPGFAANEEDTTSVPAVQQFLLSFRKIFPDIVLSLISFHYPCRNDSYDWHGIDVHTIGNKHAGGLKKLFSFYRFLKIGKKINSKVPIDGVLCFWLTDSTLAAKLLARKLNVPSFVWMHGQDAKADNKYVRIVRPSMEHLAAISEPQSRLFERNFGQRPGHIVSNGVDPCIFPPLNAGNRQTDLLSVGSLIPLKQQHLFIELVRDLRDTGYLHIKAMLVGEGKLQQELEDLVKKYGLEDMLCLKGRLQHNEVLNEMNNARILVHPSSYEGHSTVMLEALYSGCQVVSFLPAGQGSIDNFTMCEDFEEMKRVSRKLLSAHNSCERIEVNRIETSVLQVKRIFDQLKLK; from the coding sequence ATGTCGTTCTCACATTTGCTAATAGTAACGCCGGGTTTCGCTGCCAACGAGGAGGATACGACTTCTGTGCCCGCAGTTCAGCAATTCCTGTTGAGTTTTAGAAAGATATTTCCTGATATAGTTCTTAGCCTGATAAGTTTTCATTACCCATGCAGAAACGATAGTTACGACTGGCATGGTATAGATGTTCACACGATCGGAAACAAGCACGCCGGTGGCTTGAAAAAGTTGTTTTCTTTTTACAGATTCCTGAAAATCGGCAAAAAGATAAACAGCAAAGTACCAATAGATGGTGTGCTGTGTTTTTGGCTGACAGACAGTACGCTAGCAGCAAAATTGCTTGCCCGGAAACTAAATGTTCCATCGTTTGTATGGATGCATGGGCAGGATGCCAAAGCTGATAATAAGTATGTGCGCATAGTGCGTCCTTCAATGGAACACCTGGCCGCTATATCAGAGCCGCAGAGTCGGTTGTTTGAACGTAATTTCGGTCAACGTCCTGGACATATTGTTTCAAATGGTGTCGATCCCTGTATATTCCCACCATTAAATGCAGGAAATAGGCAGACCGACCTGCTGTCGGTTGGGTCACTTATTCCGTTGAAACAACAACATCTTTTTATAGAATTGGTTCGCGATCTTAGAGACACTGGCTATCTGCATATTAAAGCTATGCTCGTGGGAGAAGGCAAGCTACAGCAAGAGCTGGAGGATCTGGTGAAGAAATACGGTCTCGAAGATATGCTTTGTCTTAAGGGCCGATTACAACACAATGAAGTATTAAATGAAATGAACAATGCGCGAATATTAGTGCATCCTTCCAGCTACGAGGGGCATAGTACAGTGATGCTGGAGGCACTCTATTCGGGTTGTCAGGTTGTGTCTTTTTTACCGGCCGGGCAGGGCTCAATCGATAACTTTACCATGTGTGAAGACTTCGAGGAGATGAAGCGGGTTAGCCGGAAGCTCCTGTCTGCACACAATAGCTGTGAAAGAATAGAAGTCAACCGTATAGAGACCAGCGTCTTGCAGGTAAAGCGAATATTTGATCAGCTTAAATTAAAGTAG
- a CDS encoding HesB/IscA family protein, with protein sequence MISISEKAKNKITQLKADAGLSDDYFLRVGVVGGGCSGLSYKLDFDNESQPNDQVFEDQGVRLVTDLKSFLYLCDTTLDFSDGLNGKGFHFINPNASRTCGCGESFAV encoded by the coding sequence ATGATCAGCATTAGTGAGAAGGCAAAGAATAAGATTACGCAGCTAAAAGCAGACGCCGGTCTTTCCGACGATTATTTTCTGCGTGTAGGTGTTGTGGGCGGTGGATGCTCAGGTCTTTCGTACAAACTCGACTTTGATAATGAATCCCAACCCAATGATCAGGTGTTTGAAGACCAGGGCGTGAGGCTTGTTACCGATTTGAAGAGTTTTCTTTATCTGTGTGATACGACGCTTGATTTTTCCGATGGCCTCAATGGCAAAGGATTTCATTTTATCAATCCTAATGCCAGCCGCACCTGCGGTTGCGGGGAGAGTTTTGCGGTGTAA